The segment TCGACGGCGGCGCGTGTCCGTGCGATCCTCATCGGTCATGGAGTTGAGCACCGAGCCGTACTACCGCGCGGACCTCGCACTCGTGCACCACCTCAAGTTCGGCTCCTACGCCGACCGGTGCGCGCCGGGCATCCTCGCGCTGCTCGAGCCGGTGCGCCGGCGCGCGGGGCTCGTCCTCGAGCTGGGCTGCGGCAGCGGGCACCTCACCCGCCACCTTGTCGCCGCCGGCCATCGCGTCGTCGCCACGGACGCCTCGCAGCCCCTGCTCGACCTCGCGCGGGCAGAGCTGCCCGAACCGACCCGGTGGGTACGCGACATCACGACCTTCGTCCGCGGCGGTGACGGCACGTGGCGCCGAGCCGACGAGCGGCACGACAACGTCCTCGTCGACACCGCGCGGTTGCCGGCCATGCTCGCGCGGCACGGCGTCGAGGCGGCCGTCGGGCGCGCGTTCGACAGCCATGCGCTGCCGGACGGCCTCGCCGCGGTCGTTGGCAGGCGCCCCGCCACCGGCGGGAGCGCGCCGTGAGCGGCCGGCGGCTGCGGGTTGGCACCGCCTCGTGGACGGATCGCACGCTCACCCAGGAGTCGGACTGGTACCCGTCGCGCTCCATGTCGGCGACCGAGCGCCTGCGGTTCTACGCCTCGGTCTTCCCCGTCGTGGAGGTCGACGCGACGTACTACTTCCCGCCGACGCCGGACCTCGCCGGCAAGTGGGTCCACCGCAGCCCCGCCGACTTCCGCTTCGACATCAAGGCCTACTCGCTGCTCACCCACCATCCCACGAAACCCGAGTCGCTGTGGGACGACGTCGCCGGGGGACTGCCTTCGGCGCGCAAGCGCTCGGTCTACCTCGAGCACCTGCCCGACGCCGCGGTCGACCGGGCGTTCGCGCACTTCCACCAGGCACTCGCGCCGCTCTACTCGTCGGGCAAGCTCGGCGGCGTGTTCTTCCAGTTCCCGCCCTGGTTCGTCGCCTCCCGGGCGAACCGGCGCTACCTCGAGTCCCTGCCCGACCGGCTGCCCGGCTACCAGGCGGCCGTCGAGTTCCGGCACGGCAGCTGGCTCGAGGAGGACAGCGCCGCACGCACTCTCGACCTGCTCGAGCGGCTCGGCCTGACGTACGTCTGCGTCGACGGTCCCCAGGGCTTCGCGTCGTCGGTCCCGCCGGTGACCGCCGTCACCGCCGACCTCGCCGTCGTCCGCCTCCACGGGCACAACGCCGAGAACTGGGAGCGCAAAGGGATCACCGCGGCGGAGCGGTTCCGCTACCTCTACAGCAGCGAGGAGCTCGCCGGATGGGTCGAGCCGATCCACCGGCTCGCCGACCAGGCGGGCGAGACGCACGTGCTGTTCAACAACTGCTACCGCGACTACGGGGTGCGGAACGCGCAGGAGATGAAACGCCTCCTGAACTGCTGAAACGCATTCCCGGCCTCCGGTCGTCGCGGTTGCATGCCGCTCCTTGTGCCGTTAACGTACAGCCATGGCCGAGCCGGCGCAAGACCCGCATCCGGACTTCGCGATGCTCGCCACCTCGTGGGACATGTCCATGGAGGCCGACGGCTACGGCGCCGCCACCCGCCGCGGCTACGGCAAGGCCCTCGGCTCCTTCGTCGCCTGGCTCACCGAGCACTCCCCCGGCACCGGCCCGGCCACGGTGGTTCGTGACGACGTGCGCGGCTGGCTCGTCGAGCTGCGCCGCACCCGGGCGCAGAACACCGCAAGGACGTACTATGCGGGCGTCCGCCACTTCTTCCGGTGGCTGCACGCCGAGGGCGAGACCGACCGTGACCCGTGCGAGGGCATCCGCTCCCCCTCCCCCGCCGAGCCGGTGACCGAGGTCATCGCCGCCGCCGACCTGCGCCGCCTCGTCGAGACCTGCGCTGGCCGCGACTTCGTGTCCCGCCGGGACCGCGCCATCCTCCTGCTGTTCCTCGACGGCGGCCTGCGCCTCGCCGAGCTCGCCGAGCTTTCCATCGCGGACGTGGACGTGCGCGAACGCATGGTCTACGTCGTCGGCAAGGGATCGGGGCGCAGCGGCCCCCGCCACCGCGCCGTGCCGCTGGGGATCAAGGCCGCCCAGGCCCTCGACCGCTACCTGCGCGAACGACGACGTCATCCGTGGGCGTCATGCGACGCCCTGTGGCTGGGGGCTCGAGGACGCGGGCCGATCACGGCGGCGGGTATCAAGAGGATGCTGCAGCGCCGCGGCGAGTCCGTCGGCCTGACGATCCATCCGCACATGTTGCGCCACGTGTGGGCGCACGAGTTCCGCGCCGCAGGCGGTAGCGAAGGCGACCTCATGCTGATCGGCGGCTGGAAGTCGAGGGCGATGCTGGACCGCTACGGGCGCTCGGCCGCTGCCGAACGGGCCCGCGACGCCGCACGCCGCTACTCCCTCGGAGACCGGCTATGAAATGGTCGAAGTTCACAGTGGGGGGTCCCATAGACGGCCGGGTACGAGCCACGATAGTCGAGTTTGACCCCGACCTTCCCGCAAGCCCCCTGCGCGACGCGGTCCGGCTGATCTACGACGCTGTGTGCGAGAAGCGGGAGATCCTTCCGGACGGCTCCGAACACGTGCAACCTTGGCTCGGCAAACTCCTAGTGACCGTCCGATGCGCGCTCTGCCAAAGGCGCATCGCATGGGTGCTCGCTGTCGTCTACACCGACGAATGGCTCGCCGCCCATTCGGACCAACAGAATCCTCGGATGTTGTATTGGGCTGAGGTCCGTAGCTCCCCGCCGTCGCGGTGGCTAGCCAAGAAGGCTCGAAGGGTTCCGGCTGCGGTGACCTTGGTCCGGGACTTGCTCGACTTCGCGTCACCACCAGGAACCGCCGACCACCCTCCCTTGCGCGTCGGCTGCGGCTCCCACCCCTCGGGCGAACTCGACCGCCAAAGCGTCGTTACGGCGGCCCGGCGGGCTGAGGCTGCGGGTGAGATGCGCACGATCGAGTTCCGACCTCCAAGCGGAGCGGCATGCTAAAGTCTCGGCGGAAGATCATGTAGGCCCGCGCTGCGTCAGCGGAACCACCGGATTGGGCCCGGAAGCCGAAAGGCTTCGCCGTGGCCGAATTGACGCCAGCGCGAGCATCACTGCGTGGCCGCATCGCCGCCAACGTCCGCTGGTCCCGCGAGGACCCGACAGAGAACGTCCGCCGCGCCAATGTCGGCTTCCAGGCCCGCTTCCTCGACGAGGTGGACCCGAACCGGGAGCTCCCCGAGGCCGAGCGTGAGCGCCGCGCCAAGGCCGCGATGCGCGCCTACATGTGCCAGCTCGCACTCCGGTCCTCAAAGGCCCGCGCCGCCCGAAAGCGTGGTGAGGCGGCGTGAGGGCAGAGAAACGCCCGGCGGATGGTCAGGCCGCCGGGCGCAAGTCCTCTGATGTGGGAGCACCAGGACGACCCCAGCCTAGCAGCCGCAACCGACAAGTTGCGGGAACCGCATACGGCAGGGCCGCCCTCGCCTCCGCCCTCGACCGCATCGAATCCTCCCCGGGAGGCATGCGCCACCGCACCGTGTACGCCGCATCCGCCGCCGTTGGCCAAGTGCTCACCGGCGGTGAGTTACGCGACGAGACCCCCGTGGCCGCCGCCCTCGAGGCTATGGCCCGCAACATCGGCCTGACCGACAACGAGGCCGCCCGACAAGTCCGCCGCGGCATTGAACGCGGCGCCACCACCCCGCGAAAGGCGCCCACCGACGGTCGGATGCTGCGGGACGCCGGCGACGCCCGCGACCGCCTCGTCGCCTGGTGGGAAGCCGTCGAAGCACACCACCTGACCGGTCGAGGCGCCACGACCACCATGCGGCTGCTCGCCGCGTTCGGACTGCTCGCCATGCGAGCCGGCAAGATGCGAGTCAGCGAGTCGCACCGCCAACTCGCCGAGGCCGCCGGCGTCAACTCGGGCACCGTCGCCCGCCACCGTGGTCGCCTCGCACCGTTCGTCCGCGTCGTCGAGCGCGGCAACCGCGCCACCGGCAAACCCACGACGTGGCAGCTCGTCGTTGTGAAGCGTGTCGCATCCCGCACCAACCCGGAGGGTTCTCCTACCCGGATAAGCGGGTTGGTGCATCATGCGACACCCCTCGGCAGCCCGGCGCATGACCTGTGGTCACGCTGGCCGTCGGGTTGGCGGTTGTGGACAGTCCTTGATGAGTCCGACGCCGCCACCGTCGCCGAACTCGTGGCCGCGAGCGGCTGTCACCGCTCGACGTGCTACCGGACTCTGCCGCGCCTGGCCGCACTCGGTCTGGCCGTCACGGACGGCGAAGGCCGTTGGCGTGGCGTCGTGCCGGAAGGCATAGGTGACAGCGGCTTCGTCCGCAGTCGTAAGCGGGAACGCCACGCGGCAGAACGCGAGGCCTGGGCCGGTTGGCGCCGCCTCGCCCTCGACGAGCGCAGGAGGGCGTCGTGACCTACACCGCCGACGTCCTCGGCGTTCCCCGCTGCTCCGCGGTCACCAAGGCAGGGCGACGGTGTCGCAACACCGTGTCCTCGGCCTGGTACGGGGCGGAGAGCCGCACCGACATCCGTGAAGCGATGCTCACCCAGCGCCGCTGCCGCGTTCACGTCGACCTTCCCCTGGCACCCGTTGTGGACCTGTTCACCCGTCGGAGGCTGCCGTGACCGCCGACTACTACGACTCTGAGGCGACCGATCGTCTGTGGGCGTTCATGGAGCCGCCTCGTGCCACGACGGCTCCCTCGCCTGTGGATGACGACGCTGACCGTTGGGTGGGTCCGCCGGAGGATGAAGCTCGACGGCTGCGCGACCGGGGTGTCGAGACGGCGCTGAACGCCGCGGACAGCCGAGCTCGTGGCGCGGCCGAGCGTGCGTTGCGCGAGCTGGCCGAGTCTGGCCGCACCTTCACGTCCGACGACCTGCGCGAGCGCGTCGGCGCGCCCCTGGCGTGTCGCCAGAACGTGCTCGGCGCGCTGTTTCTGACCGCCGCGCAGTCGGGCCTCATCGAGCGGGTTGGCTACCGACAGTCGACCCGCCGGGAGGCGAGGGGCCGCGAGCTCAAACTGTGGCGCGGGACGGGCCGGGTGCCTGACGAGCCGGCCTCCTCGAGCCCGACCCCGGCCCCGGCCGCGAAGCCTGCCCCCGCTGCGGGCGTGTGGACCGCCGCCGACGAGCCCGCGCCGTGCTCGGTTTGCCGCAAACCGGCGTTCATGCGCGACCCGTCGGGGCGACCTCGGCACCGTGCGGCCTGCGGGGGTGGAGCGTGAGGGCCTACACCTCGACCCGTCCTCGCGGCATGGCGCCGTGGCGACCGCAAGCCAAGACGCTCGTGCGGCTCGACCAGGTGCAGGCGGTCCTCGACGAGTACGCCGAGCACCTGCCGCTGACGTGCAGGCAGGTCTTCTACCGGCTCGTCGGCGCCTACGGCTACCCGAAGACCGAGCAGGCCTATGACCGGCTGACCAACATGCTCGTGCGCGCTCGTCGCGCCGGGCTCATACCGTTCGACGCGTTGCGCGACGACGGCGCAACCCACGTCGACCAGGCCGGCTACGTCAACGCCGCGCACTTCCTGCGCAGCGTGCGGGGGGCCGCGCAGTCCTACCGGCGTGACCGCCAGGACCGCCAGCCCGTCGTGCTCGAGCTGTGGTGCGAGGCCGCCGGCATGGCGCCGCAACTGGCGCGCATGGTCGAGCACTACGGCATCGACGTCTACAGCTCGTCGGGCTTCGACTCGCTGACCGTCAAACACGACGCCGCGCAACGCTTCGTCCAGCGCGACCGGCGCACCGTGGTGCTGCACGTCGGCGACCACGACCCGTCGGGGCGGGCGCTGTTCGATTCCGTGGCCAGCGACGTCGCACTGTTGGCGCTCGGGCTCGACCTACCCGAGTGGCTCGTCCCGGAGTTCGTCGAGGTGGCCGTCACCCCCGCGCAGGTCGAGCGCTACGCCCTGCCGTCGTCGCCAGCCAAGGCGACCGACCGCCGCGGCGGCTGGGAAGGCGGGACCGTGCAGGCCGAGGCGCTGGCACCCGACCAGCTCGCCGCCGAAGTGCGGCAAGCCGTAGAAACCCGCTTCGACCTCTACCAGCTCGCCAAGGTGCTCGACACCGAGGAGGCCGAGCGCGCCTACCTCGTCGCCGAGCTCGACCGTCTCGCCAGCGGGGAGGTGTCGGGTGCCCCGTGAGGACGCCCGCACCAAGGGCGTGCGCTACCTCGCCGAAGGCCGGCTCATCGTTGAGGCCGTCGAGGGCGACTTCGTGCTCGCTCGCTGCCGAGGTAACGGGGCGATCTACGCCTGCGGCCATACACCCCGACGGGGCTGGTGGTGTGACTGCGCGGCCAAGACCCACTGCTCCCACCTGTGGGCGTTGATGACAGTGACCGTGAGAAGGAGGAACGCATGACCGGCCGTCTCCACCCGCTCCGCCGAGACAACACCGCAGCACCCGACCCGCACCAGGCCCTCGCTGACGCCCGGGCGAAGCTCAACGTGGTGCGCCAGCTCGTGGCCGAGCGAAAGGCCGGCGCGTCGTCCCTGGCCGTCGCCGAATACGAACTGAACCGAGCGCTGCTGCGAGTCGACGACGCCAGAGCTTGGGGGTCACCCAACGACGACGACCCCGAGGCCGCGTGACGGGCGTCCTCGGCCACACGCCCGCTCGCGGCTGGTGGTGCGATGCCCCGCTCACAACCTGCGCGCATCCCGTCGCCTTGCAGCTCGTCGTCATCCGCAACCGACGGGAGGAATCGTGAGCTTCGCACGCCCGATCAGGGATCCCCTCGACGCCGCCCGCGAGGCCCTCGCCGCCGCCACGGCGCACCTCGAGTGGATCCGCCAGCGGGTGCAGGCCGGCCAGCTCACCGGCCAGGCGTTGACCATGGCCGAGTTGCGCCGCCACCACGCGCAGCAGCGCTTCACATCCCTCCTCCGCGGCGACGGGGACTCAGCCGCGTGAAGCGCCCCGATCATCCGGCCGTCGACGCACTAGCGTTGGCTGTGCGCCTCGCACCGGACGGCTTCGCGCACGAGTTGTACCGGGTGGTCGATTCCTACGTGTCGTCTCTGCGCCGCGACTTTGGGCGGGCGCACCCGCTCACACACTGGTTGCACCACGCGCTGCGCTGTCGGGCGCTGTCAGGCGCTACTGAGTGCGAACCGTTGCCGGACGCCGGCGGCGGTCGGGACACTCGCACCATGACGCTGCTACTGACGTACGGCGAGGTCGCCGAAGCGCTGGCGATCAGCAAGCCGCAGGTTCGCCACCTGGTCAGCGCTGGGGTGCTCCCTGTGCGCTACATCAACTCCGCGCCGCGGATCCACAGGGACGACCTCGAGTCCTACGTGGACGGTCTGCCGATGGAGCGTGCGTCATGAGCGTTACCTCCACGCCCCCGACGGTTCGGCGGCGCAACGCTGCCCGACCGTCGGGGGCTGCTGACCGACTCGAGGCGCTACGTGAACGCGCCCGCGAGGGCGGGATCGTGCATCCCGACGAGCTCGCCGCCGCCGAGGCGGCCGACCGGGTGGAACAACTGCATGCCGAAGGTCAGGCTCGTCGGGCAGCCGAGGAAGCCCAGGAGCGGCAGCGGCAGGCGGTAGCGGACTGCCAACAGCGCATCGCCGACCTGCGCAAGGGCGAGAAGATGCGTGCCGCCTACATCGCCGCGGTGGATGCGTTCGCCACCTACGTCGGCGAAGTGCTGGACCGCAACGATGCGATCCGCTCGGACCTACAGACGGCGGAGAGCCTGGGCGTGGCCGTCGCGCCGGCACTGCGGCCGATCCCGGCCGACTACGCAAGCGCGCTCGCCGTCGGCAAGGCTCTGGACCGCCACCGACGTCGCCTGTCGGGAGCCGAGTCGCACTACTGGCGGATGGCGCTGGGCGACGGGCACGCCGCCGAACGCCGGGCCCGCGGGGCGCTGACCATGGAGGGGCGATGAGCACCATCGAACGGGCCGTCGCGACCCGCCGTGCCTACCGCGCCAAGGTCGACGAGATCAAGGCCAGCGACCTGACACCGGGAGCCAAGCGCGCTCAACTCGAGGAGCTCTACCACCGAACGCAGGCCGAGCTGCGCGGACTGCGCCGCCAGCACGACACCGCGCAGCAGGAGGCGGCTGCCCGCCTGACCCGCCGCCTGTTCGCCGCTCCCGGCAAGCCCGCATACCGCGACGCCGTGACGGCTGTGACCGCGCAGGTCAAGACCCGCGATGACTACCAGCTCGTGGCCAGGCAGGCCGAGATCACCGGCGATGACCTGCTCGCGAAGGCTGCGGCGTCGGTGGCGCACGCCAACGGCTGGAGCCGGGAGGTCAGCGAGTACGCCGAGCGCAGCGGCCAGACCGACACCCTCGACGCCCTGCGCGCACAGCAGGCCACAGCCAACGACCCGACGCACCGTCTCCACCTGTCGATCGGGTTCAACGTCGCGAGGCCGACGTGACGGGGTGGGGGCAGACCACTAGCCGGCTGGCGGCTCCTGACCAAGACGGCCAGCAGAATCTCGCCCCGACGTTTCGACCCGGCTTTCTGAAAGGCCACGTGGCCGGGGGAAGGGGCTGAAGCCTTGCCGCAGAGACGCAAGTCTGAGCACCTGCGGGTGCTGGAGGGCAGTCGCCCGCGCCCCGCAGCACCCAACTTGGGCGGTGGGCTGGGCACCCCCGCGGCCCCGAAGTGGCTGCCGCGTGTCGGCAAGGCGGAGTGGCGGCGGATCGTGCGGGCGTGCGCGGGTCATCCGACGTGGCTTCAAGAGGTGGACGTGGCGCTTCTGACTGCCTACTGTGCGACGTGGGCGACTTACCTCGACGCCGCCCGCGACGTGGCCGAGCGGGGCGCGCTCGTGTCGGGCCGCTCGTCGGCGGACAAGGGCGCGCTGGTCAAGAACCCGGCGGCGCAGATCGCCCGGGACTCGGCGACGCAACTGCGCAACCTCGCCCGCGAACTGGGTTTCAGCCCGGACGCCCGGGGGCGGGTCGACTTGGGCCAGCGTGAAGCGCCAAGCCGGGATGACCTGCTGTCGGACCCGTGCAGGCCTTTGTCATGAGCCCCGACGTGCTCGGTGGCATGAGGGTGCGGGCCGCAGACGGCCACCCACTACGTGCCCAAGGGGGTTCCCCCGCCGCGGTGCGCCGAGCCGAGTGCCGCGCCGTCGGCGGGGGTCAACGTTCACCGGCGGGGAGGTGACGGCTAGTGGCTGAGCGCGTTGTCACGGTTCGATACCGGGCCCTCCACGCGGACTACATGCGTGCCACGCGGGAGATGTCCGCGTCCACGCAGCAGTTCGGGACGCGGGTGGCGGATGTGACGCGGAAGAACCGCGAGCACTTCGACACGCTCGGCAAGGGCATGGCGGTGGCTGGGACCGCGATGGTGGGGTCGGCCACTATGGCGGCCCGGTCGGCTATGCAGTGGGAATCGGCGTTCGCCGGTGTCCGCAAAACGGTTGACGCGACCGAGGGGCAGCTTGCGGCATTGTCGGGCGAGCTCCGGGAGATGGCCACGCAGATCCCGGTAACCGCGACGGAGCTCGCGGGGATCGGCGAGGCCGCAGGCCAGCTGGGCGTCCAGACGGAGAACATCGCCGCGTTCACCCGCACCATGGCTGATCTCGGGGTGGCGACGAACATGTCGTCGGACCAGGCGGCCACCAGCTTGGCGCGCTTGGCGAACATCACGCAGCTTCCCCAGACCGAGTTCGACCGGCTCGGCTCCACGATTGTGAGGTTGGGCAACAACCTCGCTACCACCGAGTCTGAGATCACCGAGATGGGGTTGCGGATCGCGGGTGCAGGCGCGCAGATCGGCCTGGCCGAATCCGAGATTCTTGCAATCGGTGGGGCGTTGTCGTCGGTGGGCATCGAAGCTGAGGCAGGCGGGTCGGCGATCTCGCGTGTGATGATCAACATCGCCAGTCAGGTGGAGACCAGCGGTGACATGCTCGGCGAGTTCGCCCGTGTCGCCGGGACGTCGGCGGAAGAGTTCGCAGCGCAGTGGCGCGAGGACCCCGCACAAGCCCTCGTCGCGTTCGTGACCGGGTTGGGGGACATGGAGCGGCAGGGCGGCTCCACCCTGCAGACGCTCGAGGCGTTGGGGATCACCGAGATTCGGATGCGGGACGCGTTGCTCCGCTCAGCGGGTGCCGGCAGTCTGCTGGCGGACGCGATCGGCCTGGCGAACGGTGCGTGGAAAGAGAACAACGCGCTGACGCTCGAAGCCGAGCAGCGGTATCAGACCGCCGAGTCCCGCCTGCAGATAGCGCGCAACGAGATAACCGACTTCGCCATCGGCGTCGGCGAGAGCGTCCTCCCCGTGCTCGTGGGGGTCGCTGAGGCCGGTGCGGGTCTGGCGGGCGTGCTCGGCGACTTGCCCGAGCCTGTGCAGAGGGTCGGCGGGGTGGCCACGCTCGCCGCAGGCGGGTTGACCGCGATGGGCGGCGCCGCGCTGCTGCTGCTGCCGCGGGTGGTGGCGACCAAGGACGCCCTCACCGCTTTGAACATCACGAAAGCCACCACGCTTGCGCGGATGAGCTCGCTCGCGAAGTTCATGATCGGCCCGTGGGGCCTCGCCGTGGGGGGCGCAACCGCCGGGTTGTACGCCTGGCAGCAAGCCGCAGCAGCCACCGCCGAGGCCATCGCCGAAGTCAACGCGGCCGTCGCGGAAACGTCGGGGGAGCCGGCGGAGGCATTGCGGGCGGTCCGTGAGCAGTTCGACGCGATCGGCCGCAGCGGCGGGTTCGCCACGGACGTCGGCCGGTTCTTCCGGCAGATGATCGGCGGCACCACGCTGGGCACCGAACGGGCGGAGATCTTCGCCGCCGCCGTCGAGACGGTCGGGGAGACGTCGGCGCGGTCGGCGCTCGAGCTGGTCGAGATGGCCGAGGCTGCGGGGCTGGTCGCCCGCGAGTCCGACGGGTCGGTGACGGCGCTGTCGCACATGGGCGACGCCACCGTGCTGACCGCCATGCAGATCGTGAACCTCGGGGCGGCGGCGGAGAAGCAACGCCGCGAGGCCAACCTCGCCGCACAGGACAACAGCGCCCTCGGCGGGACGTTCCAGCAGCTCGGCGCCGACGCTCACACGCTCGGCGCCGAGCTCGGCGAGACGGGCTCGTTCCTCGACTCGCTGTCCGCCACCGCGAAAGCCGCGATGGAGCCGCTCGCGCACGGTTTCGACCCGTTCGACCACTACACGAGGTAGCCGCCATGACGATGATCTGTGTCAGCGCAGCGCAGGACCACGCCGCCATCATGAGCGACACGCTGCTGCGCCAGTTCGACAGCCGCAACGCCTGGGTCGCCGAGGACGAGCGCAAGGTCATGGTGCTGCCGGAGATCAACGCGGCGGTCACCGCCCGCGGGCACGCCGGCATGGCGCAGGTGTGGGCGGTGATGGCCGCCCGGCGTGCCGGTGAGGTCGCGGACTTCGACGAGTTCACCGAACGCGCCCAGACCATCCTCCTGGGCGTCCTCACGGCAGCCCGGGAGCGGCCGTGGTACGAGCGGCTCGAGGGCCTCGGCGTGGAGTTCGCCGGTGACCTGTGCGCCTACTTCGTCGGCTGGTCACCCCGCGCCGGCCGGTTCAAGGCTTTTGCGGCTTGCGCATCCGAGAACTTCAAGCCTGACGACATCTCCGACGAGTTCCACGCCACCCCGGTGCCGCTCGGGGCGCAGCCCACCGCGGTGGAGCGACGCATCTACGAGCGGATGGGTAACCCGCTGCCTTCCGGCCCGCCCGTCTCGGCACCGACGTCTGTCGGAGAATGGGTGGGGTTGGCGAAGCGGATTCACCGCACCCGCGCTGTGCGCAGGGACCTCGGTCTCACCCAGGACATGTGGAAAGTGGAGGTCGGCGGGCCTGTCCACCTGACCCGTCTCGTGGAGGGCGGCCCTGCCACGCAGCAGCGGATCCACACGTTCGACGCCGAGGACTTCCGGGCCGCGTTCACGGGCAGCTTCCACCCGGTCGGCCAGCTCGGCCCTTGCCCGTGCCGCAGCGGCCGGCGCTACCTCGACTGCCACATCGCCCTCTGGCAGGACCTGCCGTGCCACTGCGAGTCCGGTGACACCCTGCGGAACTGCTGCAAGCTCGACTTGGACAGCGCCGAAGCGGTCGAGTGGCTCAGCGAGTACCCCGACCTCGCCCGCCCGGTTCCGCCCCGTCAGGCCAAGGTCGGCCGCAACGAGCCCTGCCCGTGCGGCTCAGGCGTGAAGGCGAAGAAGTGCTGTCTGGTCGGGGCGGCTGCGTGAGTGGGGAGGACTACTCCGGCCCCTCCACCGACAAGGGGATCTCCGCCAGGCCTCGGGGGGGGTAGACCGCCCCCGAGAACCGTGTGACACTGCATAGGGCAGACCGGTAGGGTGGAAAGCGCAGTAGTTGTCCCGTGCACTTGTCGGCCGACAGGGTGAACCAGAGGCCATGAGAGGCCC is part of the Egibacteraceae bacterium genome and harbors:
- a CDS encoding phage terminase small subunit P27 family codes for the protein MLEGSRPRPAAPNLGGGLGTPAAPKWLPRVGKAEWRRIVRACAGHPTWLQEVDVALLTAYCATWATYLDAARDVAERGALVSGRSSADKGALVKNPAAQIARDSATQLRNLARELGFSPDARGRVDLGQREAPSRDDLLSDPCRPLS
- a CDS encoding phage tail tape measure protein; translation: MAERVVTVRYRALHADYMRATREMSASTQQFGTRVADVTRKNREHFDTLGKGMAVAGTAMVGSATMAARSAMQWESAFAGVRKTVDATEGQLAALSGELREMATQIPVTATELAGIGEAAGQLGVQTENIAAFTRTMADLGVATNMSSDQAATSLARLANITQLPQTEFDRLGSTIVRLGNNLATTESEITEMGLRIAGAGAQIGLAESEILAIGGALSSVGIEAEAGGSAISRVMINIASQVETSGDMLGEFARVAGTSAEEFAAQWREDPAQALVAFVTGLGDMERQGGSTLQTLEALGITEIRMRDALLRSAGAGSLLADAIGLANGAWKENNALTLEAEQRYQTAESRLQIARNEITDFAIGVGESVLPVLVGVAEAGAGLAGVLGDLPEPVQRVGGVATLAAGGLTAMGGAALLLLPRVVATKDALTALNITKATTLARMSSLAKFMIGPWGLAVGGATAGLYAWQQAAAATAEAIAEVNAAVAETSGEPAEALRAVREQFDAIGRSGGFATDVGRFFRQMIGGTTLGTERAEIFAAAVETVGETSARSALELVEMAEAAGLVARESDGSVTALSHMGDATVLTAMQIVNLGAAAEKQRREANLAAQDNSALGGTFQQLGADAHTLGAELGETGSFLDSLSATAKAAMEPLAHGFDPFDHYTR
- a CDS encoding DUF72 domain-containing protein, with protein sequence MSGRRLRVGTASWTDRTLTQESDWYPSRSMSATERLRFYASVFPVVEVDATYYFPPTPDLAGKWVHRSPADFRFDIKAYSLLTHHPTKPESLWDDVAGGLPSARKRSVYLEHLPDAAVDRAFAHFHQALAPLYSSGKLGGVFFQFPPWFVASRANRRYLESLPDRLPGYQAAVEFRHGSWLEEDSAARTLDLLERLGLTYVCVDGPQGFASSVPPVTAVTADLAVVRLHGHNAENWERKGITAAERFRYLYSSEELAGWVEPIHRLADQAGETHVLFNNCYRDYGVRNAQEMKRLLNC
- a CDS encoding tyrosine-type recombinase/integrase: MAEPAQDPHPDFAMLATSWDMSMEADGYGAATRRGYGKALGSFVAWLTEHSPGTGPATVVRDDVRGWLVELRRTRAQNTARTYYAGVRHFFRWLHAEGETDRDPCEGIRSPSPAEPVTEVIAAADLRRLVETCAGRDFVSRRDRAILLLFLDGGLRLAELAELSIADVDVRERMVYVVGKGSGRSGPRHRAVPLGIKAAQALDRYLRERRRHPWASCDALWLGARGRGPITAAGIKRMLQRRGESVGLTIHPHMLRHVWAHEFRAAGGSEGDLMLIGGWKSRAMLDRYGRSAAAERARDAARRYSLGDRL
- a CDS encoding SEC-C metal-binding domain-containing protein; translated protein: MTMICVSAAQDHAAIMSDTLLRQFDSRNAWVAEDERKVMVLPEINAAVTARGHAGMAQVWAVMAARRAGEVADFDEFTERAQTILLGVLTAARERPWYERLEGLGVEFAGDLCAYFVGWSPRAGRFKAFAACASENFKPDDISDEFHATPVPLGAQPTAVERRIYERMGNPLPSGPPVSAPTSVGEWVGLAKRIHRTRAVRRDLGLTQDMWKVEVGGPVHLTRLVEGGPATQQRIHTFDAEDFRAAFTGSFHPVGQLGPCPCRSGRRYLDCHIALWQDLPCHCESGDTLRNCCKLDLDSAEAVEWLSEYPDLARPVPPRQAKVGRNEPCPCGSGVKAKKCCLVGAAA
- a CDS encoding methyltransferase domain-containing protein — translated: MELSTEPYYRADLALVHHLKFGSYADRCAPGILALLEPVRRRAGLVLELGCGSGHLTRHLVAAGHRVVATDASQPLLDLARAELPEPTRWVRDITTFVRGGDGTWRRADERHDNVLVDTARLPAMLARHGVEAAVGRAFDSHALPDGLAAVVGRRPATGGSAP
- a CDS encoding helix-turn-helix domain-containing protein, giving the protein MTLLLTYGEVAEALAISKPQVRHLVSAGVLPVRYINSAPRIHRDDLESYVDGLPMERAS